Proteins encoded in a region of the Flavobacteriaceae bacterium HL-DH10 genome:
- a CDS encoding malectin domain-containing carbohydrate-binding protein: MKLSFKYILFFTALGLISCQSKIDNVRKEIVLNSDWKTIVLDSLGQSEADFVKNLKTDASWKQVSVPHNWDQYYGYRRMKHGNLHGTAWYYKTLELDKANNNKQHFLFFEGVGSYATVWVNGKQVGEHKGGRTTFTLDITPAINFDVENSIVVKAYHPAFIADLPWVCGGCSGEWGFSEGSQPMGVFRPVSLIVTDKLRIEPFGVHIWSDDKTNKEKALLHITTEVKNYSNSEKTITIENALLNANGEEVVSVKTENINVSELEEIKQTLPEILNPKLWSPEHSYVYQLSTKIYENSRLIDELKTPYGIRWVSWPVNRDGNDNRFFLNDNPVFINGTCEYEHAIGKSHSFSNTEIKSRVEQVKAAGYNAFREGHQPHNLKYQEYLDEEGILFWSQFSAHIWYDTPEFKANFKTLLKEWIKERRNSPSVIMWGLQNESTIPKAFAEECTQIIREMDPTSAKQRIVTTCNGGEGTDWNVIQNWSGTYGGNPYNYGEELTTQLLNGEYGAWRSADLHTEGDFNQKGELSENRFSQLMEIKVREAESVKDKIVGQYHWLLYSHENPGRTQNGEGYRDIDKVGPVNYKGIFTIWGEPLDAFYMYRANYVSKEESPMVYIVSHSWPNRWLTSGVKNGIDVYSNCDEVELFNDVNHESLGRLKNSEIIGTHFQWNNVDIKYNVLYAIGYVNGKAVAKDYIILNNLPEAPHFNTLVSNTNEILKPQEGYNYVYRVNSGGADYKDTFGNTWLADVHKTKDNTWGSKSWTDDFEDLPAFYASQRNTFDAIQGTKDWKLFQDFRYGADKLEYQFPVPDGNYLVELYFNEPWYGTGGGMNCKDWRVFDIAINTEVVEKNLDIWNAVGTNAALKKTYKVSAKNGSLNISFPRAESGQAIISGIAIATLDENVKPADASPKNIINVSANVDYKLTSWLNVSDKQYQDSKVNFTKLPPLVYGADYLRFPNSVKNEVSGSFILKEHSNIYIAIDAKLNETPKWLNDFKITTDTIQNSKGTLFVVYQKDAKIEEKITFESLKSCPDCDMYTIAVVPKYNMEEQDDRAILKLEAENATTTGLGIKKAFFKKSDYIEFTQNTKNSLTFVVNPGVANIYLMRYRFMNMNDFPVKVRLKIEDANGILLRNDDIEFPIQNKKWKILNTTSGGFINAGIYKITIESDQMKGLRIESFEFQ; this comes from the coding sequence ATGAAGTTAAGTTTTAAGTACATACTTTTTTTTACGGCTTTAGGGTTGATTTCCTGTCAAAGTAAAATCGATAATGTTCGAAAAGAAATCGTTCTTAACAGCGATTGGAAAACTATTGTATTAGATAGTCTAGGACAGTCTGAAGCAGATTTTGTAAAAAATCTAAAAACAGATGCTTCTTGGAAACAAGTTTCGGTACCACATAACTGGGATCAATATTATGGCTATCGCCGAATGAAACACGGCAATTTACACGGTACAGCATGGTATTATAAAACGTTAGAATTAGATAAGGCAAATAACAATAAACAGCATTTTTTATTTTTTGAAGGTGTAGGTTCATATGCTACTGTTTGGGTTAATGGCAAGCAAGTAGGCGAGCACAAAGGCGGAAGAACAACCTTTACTTTAGATATAACACCTGCAATTAACTTTGACGTAGAAAACAGTATTGTTGTTAAGGCTTATCATCCTGCTTTTATTGCCGATTTACCTTGGGTTTGCGGGGGTTGTTCTGGCGAATGGGGATTTTCTGAAGGTTCACAACCTATGGGTGTTTTTAGACCAGTATCGTTAATTGTTACAGATAAATTACGAATAGAACCTTTTGGTGTTCATATTTGGAGTGACGATAAAACAAATAAAGAAAAGGCATTACTTCATATTACTACAGAGGTTAAGAATTATAGTAATTCAGAAAAAACAATTACAATTGAAAATGCGCTTTTAAATGCAAATGGAGAAGAAGTTGTTTCGGTTAAAACAGAAAATATTAATGTTTCAGAATTAGAGGAAATAAAGCAAACATTACCCGAAATTTTGAACCCAAAATTGTGGTCGCCAGAGCATTCATATGTATATCAGTTGTCGACAAAAATTTATGAAAACAGTCGTTTAATAGATGAGTTAAAAACGCCTTACGGTATTCGTTGGGTAAGTTGGCCAGTAAATAGAGATGGGAATGATAATCGTTTTTTCTTAAATGACAATCCGGTATTTATAAATGGCACTTGCGAGTATGAACATGCCATTGGTAAAAGTCATTCGTTTTCGAATACTGAGATTAAATCACGTGTAGAACAAGTAAAAGCTGCGGGTTATAATGCCTTTCGTGAAGGCCATCAACCCCATAATTTAAAATATCAGGAATATTTAGACGAAGAAGGTATTTTGTTTTGGAGTCAGTTTTCGGCACATATTTGGTATGATACACCCGAGTTTAAAGCAAATTTCAAAACATTATTAAAAGAGTGGATTAAAGAGCGCAGAAATAGCCCGTCGGTTATTATGTGGGGTTTGCAAAATGAAAGCACTATTCCTAAAGCTTTTGCAGAAGAATGTACCCAAATTATTCGAGAAATGGATCCAACATCAGCAAAACAACGCATTGTTACAACTTGTAATGGAGGTGAAGGTACCGATTGGAACGTGATACAAAATTGGTCGGGAACTTATGGAGGCAATCCTTATAATTACGGTGAAGAACTAACAACACAATTATTAAACGGTGAGTATGGCGCGTGGAGATCGGCAGATTTACACACCGAAGGCGACTTCAACCAAAAAGGTGAGTTAAGTGAAAACAGGTTTTCTCAGCTTATGGAAATTAAAGTGCGCGAGGCAGAATCTGTAAAAGATAAAATTGTTGGTCAATACCATTGGTTATTGTATTCACATGAAAATCCAGGACGTACACAAAATGGAGAAGGTTATCGTGATATTGATAAAGTGGGACCCGTAAATTATAAAGGTATTTTTACGATTTGGGGCGAGCCTTTGGATGCATTTTATATGTATAGGGCTAATTATGTTTCTAAAGAAGAAAGCCCGATGGTATATATCGTTTCTCATTCGTGGCCAAACCGTTGGTTAACTTCTGGCGTTAAAAATGGTATCGATGTATATTCTAATTGCGATGAGGTAGAATTGTTTAATGATGTAAATCATGAATCCTTAGGAAGGCTTAAAAATTCAGAGATTATTGGAACGCATTTTCAATGGAACAATGTCGATATTAAATACAATGTGTTGTATGCTATTGGTTATGTGAATGGAAAAGCGGTAGCGAAAGATTATATCATTTTAAATAATTTACCTGAAGCACCTCATTTTAATACATTAGTTTCAAATACAAACGAAATTTTAAAACCACAAGAAGGGTATAATTACGTTTATAGAGTAAATAGTGGTGGTGCAGATTATAAAGATACCTTTGGTAATACTTGGTTGGCCGACGTTCATAAAACAAAAGATAATACTTGGGGTTCTAAGTCTTGGACAGATGATTTTGAAGATTTACCAGCATTTTACGCAAGTCAGAGAAATACATTTGATGCCATTCAAGGTACAAAAGATTGGAAATTGTTTCAAGATTTTAGGTATGGAGCTGATAAACTAGAATACCAATTTCCTGTACCCGATGGTAATTATTTAGTTGAATTATATTTTAATGAACCTTGGTATGGAACAGGAGGTGGAATGAATTGTAAAGATTGGCGTGTTTTCGATATCGCTATTAATACTGAAGTTGTAGAAAAAAACTTAGATATATGGAATGCTGTTGGAACAAATGCAGCACTTAAAAAAACATATAAGGTAAGTGCTAAAAACGGGAGTTTAAATATATCATTCCCTAGAGCTGAATCAGGGCAAGCTATTATTTCTGGAATTGCCATTGCAACCTTAGATGAAAATGTAAAACCAGCAGATGCCTCACCTAAAAACATAATAAATGTTTCGGCTAATGTTGATTATAAACTAACGTCATGGTTAAATGTTTCAGATAAACAATATCAAGATTCTAAAGTCAATTTTACAAAATTACCACCTCTGGTTTACGGAGCCGATTATTTGCGTTTTCCAAATTCGGTAAAAAATGAGGTGTCAGGTAGTTTTATTTTAAAAGAGCATTCGAATATTTATATAGCAATCGATGCTAAACTTAATGAAACCCCTAAATGGTTGAACGACTTCAAGATTACGACAGATACCATTCAGAATTCAAAAGGGACGTTGTTTGTTGTATATCAGAAGGATGCTAAAATAGAAGAGAAGATAACGTTTGAAAGCTTAAAGAGTTGTCCAGATTGCGATATGTATACTATCGCTGTTGTTCCAAAATATAATATGGAAGAGCAGGACGATCGCGCTATTTTAAAATTAGAAGCTGAAAATGCCACAACAACGGGTTTAGGAATTAAAAAGGCATTTTTCAAGAAAAGTGATTATATCGAATTTACTCAAAACACAAAAAACAGCTTGACTTTTGTAGTGAATCCAGGGGTTGCAAATATTTATTTAATGCGTTACCGATTCATGAATATGAACGATTTTCCTGTAAAAGTTAGATTAAAAATAGAAGATGCCAATGGTATTTTATTAAGAAATGACGATATTGAGTTTCCGATACAGAACAAAAAATGGAAGATTTTAAATACCACTTCAGGAGGATTTATAAACGCCGGAATTTATAAAATAACCATTGAGTCAGATCAAATGAAGGGTTTAAGAATTGAATCTTTCGAATTTCAATAA
- a CDS encoding glycoside hydrolase family 2 TIM barrel-domain containing protein, translated as MKKDLVKHIVILFSVLFLMTACKSSEKDIRQVKDFNFAWRFQLGDFPDAMKADFDVSNWRTLNLPHDWSIEGAFSAEHPAKPEGGALPTGMGWYRKTFNLSEDLKDKVITVEFDGVYRNSEVWLNGHYLGKRPYGYISFAYNLTDYLNFGEQPNVMAVKVDNSEQPNSRWYSGSGIYRNVRLVVAEKLHIAHWGTFVTTPDVSKEKAKVNLEVMLQNDSNLDKTFKLVSSIVNAENVQVSMVSSEASIQKNNIKTAVQEFEILNPMLWDTKNPYLYKVVTKVYEDSKLVDNYETPLGIRYFNFDAERGFSLNGKPMKIHGVCLHHDNGALGAVANRAAIKRKLTIMKDMGVNAIRVSHNPSSVELLQLCDEMGLIVQAEAFDVWKKKKVKADYHLEWDKWHKRDLEDLVKRDRNHPSVMMWSIGNEIREQFDSTGVAMTRELVNIVKTLDKTRPVTCALTENVPDKNFIYQSGALDLLGFNYKHKDYYDFPEKFKGEKIIASESVSALETRGHYDMPSDSIKRWPSAHNVPFDGNDDFTVSAYDQVSAYWGATHEENWKTVKSLDYISGMFIWTGFDYLGEPIPYPYPARSSYFGVVDLAGIPKDVYYMYQSEWTNKDVLHVFPHWNWEAGQDVDVWAYYNNADEVELFLNGKSLGVRSKQNDDLHVSWRVPFQSGTIKAVSRKGGEVVLEKEIHTAGTPSKIELVTDKKSIKNDDYDLVYVTVNVLDENENLVPEANNLIKFEVTGGGEIVGVDNGYQANLSSFKASEIKAYNGKCIVIIKSNGKEEIINLVASIDGDRIVASVDIKIE; from the coding sequence ATGAAAAAAGACCTAGTTAAGCATATTGTAATTTTATTTAGTGTATTGTTTTTAATGACTGCATGTAAATCTTCTGAAAAGGACATACGTCAGGTTAAAGATTTTAATTTCGCTTGGCGTTTTCAATTAGGCGATTTTCCAGATGCCATGAAAGCAGATTTTGATGTTTCGAATTGGCGTACTTTGAATTTACCTCACGATTGGAGTATTGAAGGTGCTTTTAGTGCGGAACACCCCGCAAAACCAGAAGGAGGCGCTTTGCCAACAGGTATGGGTTGGTATAGAAAAACTTTTAATTTATCTGAAGATTTAAAAGACAAAGTTATAACAGTTGAGTTCGATGGTGTTTATAGAAATAGTGAAGTTTGGCTAAACGGACACTATTTAGGAAAACGACCTTATGGTTATATTTCCTTTGCTTATAATTTAACCGATTATTTGAATTTTGGTGAGCAACCAAACGTGATGGCTGTCAAAGTTGACAATTCAGAACAACCCAATTCACGTTGGTACTCAGGTTCTGGTATTTATAGAAATGTGCGGTTGGTTGTTGCCGAAAAGCTTCACATTGCCCATTGGGGAACTTTTGTCACAACACCAGATGTTTCAAAAGAAAAAGCCAAGGTAAATTTAGAAGTTATGCTTCAGAATGATTCCAATTTAGATAAAACATTCAAACTTGTAAGTAGCATTGTAAATGCCGAAAATGTTCAGGTTTCTATGGTGTCTTCCGAAGCAAGTATTCAAAAAAACAACATTAAAACGGCTGTTCAGGAATTTGAAATTTTGAATCCGATGTTGTGGGATACTAAGAATCCTTATCTCTATAAAGTGGTAACTAAAGTTTATGAAGATTCTAAGTTGGTTGATAATTATGAAACACCGCTTGGTATTCGATATTTTAATTTTGATGCCGAAAGGGGGTTTTCTTTAAACGGTAAACCTATGAAAATTCATGGCGTTTGTTTACATCATGATAATGGCGCTTTGGGTGCTGTTGCTAATCGAGCAGCCATAAAACGTAAACTTACTATCATGAAGGATATGGGAGTAAATGCAATACGCGTATCTCACAATCCGTCATCTGTAGAATTGTTGCAACTTTGTGATGAGATGGGTTTAATAGTACAAGCAGAAGCTTTTGATGTTTGGAAAAAGAAAAAAGTAAAAGCGGATTATCATTTAGAATGGGACAAATGGCATAAACGCGATTTAGAAGATTTAGTAAAACGCGATCGTAACCATCCATCAGTTATGATGTGGAGTATTGGTAATGAAATTCGTGAACAGTTTGATAGTACTGGTGTTGCCATGACTAGAGAACTGGTGAACATTGTAAAAACGTTAGATAAAACCAGACCTGTAACCTGTGCTTTAACAGAAAATGTTCCTGATAAAAATTTTATTTATCAATCTGGAGCTTTAGATCTTTTAGGTTTTAATTATAAGCATAAGGATTACTATGATTTTCCTGAGAAGTTTAAAGGAGAGAAAATAATAGCTTCAGAAAGTGTGTCGGCACTAGAAACTAGAGGACATTACGATATGCCTTCAGATAGTATAAAAAGATGGCCGTCTGCACATAATGTGCCTTTTGATGGTAACGACGATTTTACAGTTTCGGCTTACGACCAAGTTTCAGCCTATTGGGGTGCTACCCACGAGGAAAACTGGAAAACAGTAAAGTCTTTAGATTATATTAGTGGTATGTTTATTTGGACTGGTTTCGATTATTTAGGAGAGCCTATTCCTTATCCGTATCCAGCGCGAAGCTCGTATTTTGGAGTGGTAGATTTAGCGGGTATTCCAAAAGATGTCTATTATATGTACCAAAGCGAGTGGACAAATAAAGATGTCTTGCATGTTTTTCCGCATTGGAACTGGGAAGCAGGACAAGATGTTGATGTTTGGGCGTATTATAACAATGCCGATGAAGTGGAATTGTTTTTAAATGGTAAATCACTAGGTGTGAGATCGAAACAAAATGACGATTTACATGTGTCATGGCGTGTGCCGTTTCAATCAGGTACTATAAAAGCAGTTTCTAGAAAAGGAGGTGAAGTCGTTTTAGAAAAGGAAATTCATACGGCTGGAACTCCTTCAAAAATAGAATTGGTTACAGATAAAAAGAGTATTAAAAATGATGATTACGATTTAGTCTATGTGACGGTAAATGTATTGGATGAAAATGAAAATCTAGTTCCAGAAGCAAATAACTTAATTAAATTTGAAGTTACAGGCGGTGGTGAAATTGTTGGCGTAGATAATGGTTATCAAGCTAATTTATCTTCATTTAAAGCTTCAGAAATAAAAGCATATAACGGTAAATGTATTGTGATTATAAAATCAAATGGAAAAGAAGAAATTATTAATTTAGTTGCTTCAATAGACGGTGATCGCATTGTAGCATCAGTGGACATAAAAATAGAGTGA